The DNA window ATAAGATCTTAGATCTTGGTTGTGGTTCTGGACGGGATAGTCTATATTTTATAAGTAAAGGCTATGAAGTTGTAGCAGCTGATTATTCGGAAGCATTGGTGAAAATGGCGAGTGATTTATTAGATCAAGAAGTCATGATGCTAGATATGAGAGAGATGAACTTTTGTGATGAGTTTCATGGGATTTGGGCATGTGCTTCTATTTTGCATATAAGTAGAGACGAAATGGAAAAAGTGATGGCTAATTGTGAGAGAGCGTTAAAGCAGGGAGGCATCTTTTACTTATCTTTTAAGTATGGAAATAAAGAAGCATTTAGAAATGAAAGATTTTTTAATGATTATAATGAAGGAAGCTTTGAGGATTTGATGAAGGGTTTCCCAGGGTTAAAGGTTTTAGAGACATGGAAAACAAGGGATGTTCGAGTAGGTAGGGAAGATGAATGTTGGTTGAATATTTTGATGGTATTAATATAGTTGTACTTTTTATACATATCTTGATAAACTAAGAAGAGCTAGTAAAACATATTCTAAGGAGAGAAAGCAGGATGAAAAATATAATTTTAAAGAAATTTTTAATGAGCTTTTTAATGACATTTGTAGGTTTTGAGGCATTAAATTATGCTTTTGGATCTGCTAAATTTGGGCTACAAACAAGTTTAACAGTTGCTTTGGGAATGGCTGTTGGGATGACGGGTGAAAAATGGATTAGAGGTGCTCTTAAGAAGTAGATTTTAACAATAGGAAAAACCGCAGATGTGAGAAAAGATGAGTTTTGGCTAAATGTAATCCTTAAAAAATAACGTGATAAATTTATTAAAAAAGTAAACACTAATAAAAAGTAAAAACCATATAGGAGAATTATTATGGATAAGGATGATTTAGTAAGGAAAGCTTATGAAATTAGTGATAGATATCATGTTATCTTAAAGGGAAATATAAAGATTGCAAGAGATGTTAATTGCATATTGTTTGGTCATTATTGCAAGAGCACCTTATTTTATAAGGACTTTTTTAGGGTGCTTAAAGATACTTTAAAGGTAAATAGCGTTGCTAATAAGAATTTAAAAGAAGTAAAGAAGATGGTAAAGTCAGCAGGTTACAAGAATGTATGGACAAAGGGTGTTTTCTCTATATACGGAGATTTAAGACCATTAGCTGTAACGGCTGGTTTTGGGAAATGGGGAGAAACCGGAATTATTGAAAATGAAGAATATGGATCAGATTTTTTGATTACGGCAATATTTTATAAGTAAGGATATTTAGTACCCTTTTATTAAGAAGTTTGTGTGGGAGTTATGGAGATATGGATTTTATAGTGAGTCTTTTGATAATGTAAAGAGCTTTTTAAAGAGAAATTAAATCTCTTTAAAAAGCTCTTTTGTATTATAAATTATTCGTATTTAGGGAGTGTAATTGTGGCTTTAAATAAATCTCCATCTATTTCAATATGAAAATCACCCTTTTGTAAGATTA is part of the Crassaminicella profunda genome and encodes:
- a CDS encoding class I SAM-dependent methyltransferase: MTKDYYNQNAKEFVENTLNADMTSLYNRFEKYLKKGDKILDLGCGSGRDSLYFISKGYEVVAADYSEALVKMASDLLDQEVMMLDMREMNFCDEFHGIWACASILHISRDEMEKVMANCERALKQGGIFYLSFKYGNKEAFRNERFFNDYNEGSFEDLMKGFPGLKVLETWKTRDVRVGREDECWLNILMVLI